The following coding sequences are from one Rhipicephalus microplus isolate Deutch F79 chromosome 3, USDA_Rmic, whole genome shotgun sequence window:
- the LOC142804027 gene encoding uncharacterized protein LOC142804027: MVLLDREAYNDKVRDLLDSPAYEKLTKDPTPSVQREMNKLLADTFKAHPKARNTYLQLICRNGSAPGFYGLPKTHKPTVPLRPIVDFTTSPLRALSKYLHRTLAPLVGQTPTHIRDASHFLERMRDVTVSSDECFVSFDVVSLFTSVPVALAVSSARAALNQDELLDERTCLGVDELCRLLEYCLKGTYFSVNGSFYRQASGTAMGAAISVTAANLTMEHIEETALGSFIDRPKVFVRYVDDCFCIIKKAAVDSFLEHLNSIDQAIQFTVERERDGALPFLDVLVRRQGERMTFSVYRKPTHTGRYLHFASCHPTAHKASVVSALLSRARAICTSEGERKKEEKRIVAELRRNGYTEAFIRRASRRLSRRQPPHRGKTPASDTPPDPLSALATPPHTRKTKAPNNRVAIPYVPGISEQLSRVLGKAGVTVIHKPVSTLARLLPRPKDRPPRELHPGVVYKVSCSGCPACYIGESKCFPERMRQHKNDVRKMEVQRSALAEHCEKHDHKIDLEGASVIETERNLGKRLLLESWHIQHTPANVNRSLGTMPSVYVHGLRNVVERESRSRGERTRRDDTSMTKTVTP, encoded by the coding sequence ATGGTCCTGCTCGACAGGGAGGCATACAACGACAAGGTGCGAGACCTGCTGGACAGTCCGGCCTACGAAAAGCTGACGAAGGACCCCACACCAAGTGTCCAAAGGGAAATGAACAAGCTCCTGGCGGATACCTTTAAAGCACACCCGAAGGCGAGAAACACATACCTCCAGCTCATCTGCCGGAACGGCTCTGCACCAGGATTTTACGGGCTTCCCAAGACCCACAAGCCCACAGTTCCGCTCCGTCCTATCGTGGATTTTACAACATCTCCACTCCGGGCGCTGTCCAAGTATCTCCACCGGACTCTCGCGCCGCTCGTGGGGCAAACACCGacccacatacgcgacgccagccacttcttggagcgcatgagagatgtgaccgtgagcagcgatgagtgcttcgtctcgttcgacgtcgtgtccctgttcaccagtgtgcccgtagcactagcggtatctagcgcacgagcagcgttgaaccaagacgagctcttggatgaaagaacctgcctgggcgtcgacgaactgtgtcgcctactggaatactgcctcaaggggacgtatttcagcgtcaacgggagcttctacagacaagccagcgggaccgcgatgggagcggcgatctccgttacggctgcgaacctcacaatggaacacatagaagagacggcactgggctcctttattgacaggccgaaagtatttgtgaggtacgtggatgactgtttttgcataataaagaaggcagcagtagacagcttcctcgaacatctaaactccatcgaccaagcgatacagttcacggtggaacgagagcgagacggggcgcttccgtttctcgatgttttagtcagacgacagggcgagcgcatgaccttttcggtgtatagaaagccaactcacaccggcaggtatttgcattttgcgtcctgtcatccaactgcccacaaagcttcagtggtttcggcactcctttcacgtgcacgagcaatctgcacgtcggagggtgagaggaagaaagaagaaaagaggattgtcgccgagctacgaaggaatggctacacagaagcgttcatccgccgggcgtcacgccgtttgtcgagacgacaaccaccgcaccgcggaaagacacctgcaagcgacacaccgcccgaccccctttccgccctggccacaccaccgcacacgagaaaaacgaaggcgccaaacaaccgcgtcgccattccatatgtgccgggcataagtgaacagctctcgagagtcctaggaaaagccggggtcacggtaatccataaacctgtttcgacgctcgctcgcttgctaccgcggccgaaagaccgacctccgagggagctacacccgggcgttgtctacaaagtgtcgtgttctgggtgtccagcctgctacataggcgagagcaagtgtttcccggaaagaatgcgccaacacaagaacgacgtcaggaagatggaagtgcaacgtagcgctctggcggagcactgcgagaagcacgaccataaaattgacttagaaggcgcttctgttattgaaacagaacggaatttgggaaagaggctcttgctcgagtcttggcacattcagcatacgcctgccaacgtgaaccgctcgctgggaacaatgccttcggtgtacgttcacggtctccgaaacgtggtggaaagggaaagccggagtcgtggtgagagaacacgacgcgacgacacttccatgaccaagacagtcaccccctga